In Prionailurus viverrinus isolate Anna chromosome C2, UM_Priviv_1.0, whole genome shotgun sequence, one DNA window encodes the following:
- the RNF7 gene encoding RING-box protein 2 isoform X3, which produces MADVEDGEEPCALSSHSGSAGSKSGGDKMFSLKKWNAVAMWSWDVECDTCAICRVQMPVLDVKLKTNKRIVLWSGENVIIPSTTAACPCG; this is translated from the exons ATGGCCGACGTGGAAGACGGCGAGGAACCCTGCGCCCTGTCCTCTCACTCCGGGAGCGCAGGCTCCAAGTCAGGAGGCGACAAAATGTTCTCTCTCAAGAAGTGGAACGCGGTGGCCATGTGGAGCTGGGACGTGGAGTGCGATACGTGCGCTATCTGCAGGGTCCAG ATGCCTGTCTTAGATGTCAAGCTGAAAACAAACAAGAGGATTGTGTTG tggtCTGGGGAGAATGTAATCATTCCTTCCACAACTGCTGCATGTCCCTGTGGGTGA
- the RNF7 gene encoding RING-box protein 2 isoform X1 — translation MADVEDGEEPCALSSHSGSAGSKSGGDKMFSLKKWNAVAMWSWDVECDTCAICRVQVMDACLRCQAENKQEDCVGRQHVELCRGWGPPHHSQTLNNDEKVPQSQRLISLLKCGLHSGLGRM, via the exons ATGGCCGACGTGGAAGACGGCGAGGAACCCTGCGCCCTGTCCTCTCACTCCGGGAGCGCAGGCTCCAAGTCAGGAGGCGACAAAATGTTCTCTCTCAAGAAGTGGAACGCGGTGGCCATGTGGAGCTGGGACGTGGAGTGCGATACGTGCGCTATCTGCAGGGTCCAGGTGATGG ATGCCTGTCTTAGATGTCAAGCTGAAAACAAACAAGAGGATTGTGTTG GAAGACAGCATGTGGAGCTGTGTAGGGGCTGGGGGCCACCACATCACTCACAGACTCTAAACAATGATGAAAAAGTCCCCCAGTCACAGCGTCTCATCTCACTTCTTAAGTGTGGTTTACACAG tggtCTGGGGAGAATGTAA
- the RNF7 gene encoding RING-box protein 2 isoform X2 codes for MADVEDGEEPCALSSHSGSAGSKSGGDKMFSLKKWNAVAMWSWDVECDTCAICRVQVMDACLRCQAENKQEDCVVVWGECNHSFHNCCMSLWVKQNNRCPLCQQDWVVQRIGK; via the exons ATGGCCGACGTGGAAGACGGCGAGGAACCCTGCGCCCTGTCCTCTCACTCCGGGAGCGCAGGCTCCAAGTCAGGAGGCGACAAAATGTTCTCTCTCAAGAAGTGGAACGCGGTGGCCATGTGGAGCTGGGACGTGGAGTGCGATACGTGCGCTATCTGCAGGGTCCAGGTGATGG ATGCCTGTCTTAGATGTCAAGCTGAAAACAAACAAGAGGATTGTGTTG tggtCTGGGGAGAATGTAATCATTCCTTCCACAACTGCTGCATGTCCCTGTGGGTGAAACAGAACAATCGCTGCCCTCTCTGCCAGCAGGATTGGGTGGTCCAAAGAATCGGCAAATGA